In Cydia splendana chromosome 3, ilCydSple1.2, whole genome shotgun sequence, one DNA window encodes the following:
- the LOC134806693 gene encoding uncharacterized protein LOC134806693, translating into MKVIVQVWAVFNDARRFWRVSNKWSRVRGASAEAGVHPSALERPLPRAASDTTPEPGAICHRWAEVEPEAEEPGFSRSDSTSSSGQSECTEEFRARASTDSRLPPRPARLRHPPLVGNPPPVRRMSVAMKGNNSSTY; encoded by the exons ATGAAAGTCATTGTCCAGGTGTGGGCCGTATTTAACGACGCGCGCCGATTCTGGCGCGTGAGCAACAAGTGGAGCCGCGTGCGAGGCGCCTCGGCGGAGGCCGGCGTGCACCCGTCCGCGCTGGAGCGCCCGCTGCCGCGCGCTGCCTCCGACACCACACCCGAGCCCGGCGCGAtct GCCATCGCTGGGCCGAAGTGGAGCCCGAGGCCGAGGAGCCCGGCTTCAGCCGCAGCGACTCCACCTCGTCCTCCGGCCAGTCCGAGTGCACGGAGGAGTTCCGCGCGCGCGCCAGCACGGACTCGCGCCTGCCGCCCCGCCCCGCGCGCCTCCGCCACCCGCCCCTCGTCGGGAACCCGCCGCCGGTCAGGCGCATGAGCGTCGCTATGAAGGGAAACAATTCTAGTACTTATTGA